GCAGCCTGTAATGGAATGGCTTTTATCGGCTTACCGAAATGTGTCGGAAGTTGAAAATAGAGCAAGGCTACTTCTCGCACAACAACGGTCAGAATATGGAGCAGGATATGCGGCGGGGAATTTGATCAATCTGCTGGTGCAACTCAAAGTAGATTTGCAAGGTTCCGATTTTTCTGAACTCGTAGTGCGGCAAGCCGACCTGCGGCAGATTAATTTAGTAGGGGTCAATTTTCAAAATTCTGATTTAGCAACATGCCTTTTTTCAGAGACTTTGGGGGTGCCAACATCGGTTGATATCAGCCCTGATGGCCAAGTTTTTGCCGTCGGCGATATCAATGGTTTTGTGTATTTATGGAACGTTGTATCCCATCAACTCATTGCGACGTTTGAGGGGCATCGCGGTGGAGTTTGGGCGGTTGCCTTTAGTCCCAATGGCACGACACTGGCGAGTGGTGGTAATGATGCGACGGTGCGGTTGTGGAATGTGCAAAGTGGTCAGTGTTTGTGGACTTCGACAGGGCATACGAGTCGAATTTGGTCTTTAAGCTTCAGCGCTAATCGTCAATGGTTAGCCAGTGGTAGTGATGATCAAACCGCAAGAGTGTGGAATTTACAGGGTGACTGCTTGCACGTTTTGAAAGGACACACCAAAAACGTTTATTCCGTTCACTTCTCACCCAACCATCCAATTTTAGCCAGCGGCAGTAAGGATACCTCGATTCGGCTTTGGGATGTTGAGACTGGAAAATGCCTAAATGTGTTGGAAGGACATTCTTCCGGTATTCGCTGCGTGCGCTACAGCCCGGATGGTCAACGATTGGCAAGTGGCGGCCTCGATGGCTGCATTCAACTATGGAGTCATCCGCCTAGTTCTAAAACTCATTCATGTAATCTTGAATCATCACTGCGGGGGCATACTAACTGGGTTCGGAACACTATATTTAGTCCAGAGGGTGACACTTTAGACTGGGTTCGGAACATTGTATTTAGTCCAGAGGGTGACACTTTAGTAAGCAGCAGTGATGATGGCACCCTTCGGCTTTGGAATGTCCAAGATGGATACTGTACAAATATTCTGGGCGAGCAGACGGTATCTGCTCTAGCGCTCGCCATCAGTACCGATGGTCAGGTCTTGATCAGCGCCAACCAGGATCGAACCGTGCGGCTGTGGCAGATGCCGAGTGGGCAAAGCCTCAAAACGTTAAGCGGCTTTACCTATGGAGAACACGCCTTAAGTTTTAGTCCTGTCACAGTTACGGCAGCTCAAAATCAGAATGATTCTGCCTCAGCGGGAACTGGATCGCCGAATCAACTGTTTGCCAGTAGTAGTAGTCAAACGGGAATGATTCACTTATGGCAATGGCCGGTAGATAGAGAGCCATTAAGTTCGCTTCCCTACAGAACCCTCTACAGAGAAACCAGCCTAATCTCAAATTTGAGCTTTAGCCCGGATGGTCAAACGATCGCCACCAATGGGGAAGATGGCTCCATTTTTCTATGGGATGTGCAAACAGGACAGGGTGATCGCTGGATTGCTCACGATGCTCCCGTATTAGCGGTGCTGTTTAACCCCGTTGGGCAAACCCTGGCAAGCAGCAGCCGTGACCGAACAGTGTGTCTGTGGGATGTACAAACTCACCAATGCTTACATGTGCTACAGGGTCATCAGAGCAGCATGCGGACGATTGCCTTTGATTCCCAAGGTCAAACTCTGGCAAGTGGTAGCTATGACCAGACGATTCGGCTATGGGACGCGCAGACCGGGGAGTGCCTACGGGTACTGGAAGGACACAAGGGCGGAGTTTACGCGCTAGCCTTTCATCCAACCGAGCCGATTCTAGCAAGCGGCAGCTTTGACCAAACCATCCGATTGTGGAACGTGCAAAGCGGAGCCTGTCTAAGAATATTAAAGGGGCATACCAGCATCGCGTTTACCATTGCTATTAGCCCTGATGGTCAAACTATTGCCAGTGGTAGTGATGACCAAACCGTTCGCCTCTGGAATCTGGAGACAGGAGAATGCCTTCATGTGATGGGTGGACACGCCAGTTGGATTTCATCAGTTGTCTTCAGCCCTGACGGTCAAATTCTATTGAGTGGGAGCTTCGATCGCACCATAAAACTGTGGGATGTCCCTACAGGGCACTGTATCAAAACGGTGAAAGGCGATCGCCTCTATGAAGGCATGAATATTCAAGGCGTAACAGGGTTAACAACTGCTCAAAAAACAACATTAAGGGCCTTAGGAGCCATTTCATAGTGAAGCGTTTGTCTACAGCACTACCTGCTTCGACTCATAGCTCCTTATCGCTGATTCACCTAAGCTGAACCAGATTTTCTTCAGTCAAAGTGTGATTGATGGAAACAGCAGCGAGCGTCCCACTCGCGACTGCTACGGCGATCTGTGAATAAGGGCTAGACACATCGATTTAAGCCTTTACAGTGCGTCTGAAAAATTGCTAGCGATGGCTGAACGGCGACGTTGAGTGTGCTACGACCACCCCACCAAGACCGAGTGTTAAAGCAAGTTTTTTAGCGATTCTTTGTCCCGTTGTCGATCAACTAACATTAGCAACGCAGGAGGGATAATCAGCCAAAATCCCGAAAAAGGTTCAAGCGTAACTCCAACAGCAGCCGTTAGCAAGAGAATCCAACCTGGAAAACTGGGTAAGCGAATACCTCTTGTTTGTGCCCAACAACATAACCATCCGATGATCAGGAGAAATGGCGTTATCATCATGCACCAAAACGCATCTTCTCGATCATAAAAAGGATCTGACGGATTGGGAGCGATCGCATTAAACCAACCATCCTGCACAATATCCATCAAAGGTTTAGCAAAAAGCCATCCGTGGACAAGGGGATGGAGAATACCGATAGCAATTAACCAGTACCCACTCACTCGAAGCATCTTTATCTCCTTGGTTCTAAATAATTTTGCCGTATTAAATTACTTTTAGATACGCTACCGTATGGTTATAGATTAGTGATCTATCTTGTAGATGTCAATACGCCATCGTATGGTTAAGCAGAATGAGATTTCCAAGCCTGGACAGCAAGCCTGGATTAACTTGTTAAACTCATCGCCGGGGTCGCCCCCGACGATGGTCTACAGGACCGAACGTGAAAGTTTCCCAGCATCGGGCTCCTCAACGATTGGTGAGTGACGATCATACCTCCCTACTGCGGGCTGAATTTTGCTTAGCGACAGATTTGACGTGGTGACAATGTCTGTGGAGGAGTTGCCAGTTAGAGGAAATATCAAGACCGCCGAGAGAGCAGGAAATGATGTGGTCGAGTTCGATGACGTCTGCGTCCGTGAAAACCAAGTTGCAAGCGTTGCAGCCGCCCTTCTAGCAGTTGAGCGGTTCTAGGCCGAATGAGCGGTGAGTTACCGTTTCTAGCGGCCCAGTAGAGCCAATTAGGTGCTAGGTAACCCGTTATTCCGTTACCTAGGACAATTTGGGTGGCGTGGGTATTTAGAGAACCAGTAAGCGAGCGGAGACGGAGTGATTCAGTTCGATAGGCGACCGTCGCAATCTGAGAGGTGGGTTTTCTGCCAGTGGTGGTGCAGCGTGGATGGAGGTCTCGAGCCGGGATGAGATCGCAAAGCAGGGTTAATTCAGAGTGAGATCGCAAGGGGTTTAAGAGTTTGAGTGGCGGTTCGCATTGCGGTCTTGCAGGGGACAGTTGCGTTGGTTCAGGATGAGATCGCAAAGTAGGGGGATAACTCAGAGTAGAGAAGCGATTGAGAGTGCGATCGCATCTTGAATAGTGGTGGCTAGCTCATCTCATGGGTGAGGTCATTGGACAGCGTCTGTAGGGGCACGACGCAGATCAGCTTTTTGGGAAGTCGAGGTTGAGGGCCTGGGCGAAGAGGAAGGGTGCGATCTCAGTTTCGGAGGGGCTAATCGTCCTAAGTTCCCTTGTCAAAGAACCGCTGCGGTTCAATGCAAAACATGGTTGTACAAATTCTGGTTCGGCAGATTCAGGTACCCCTAGGACAGCGAGTGCTCTTTCAAGGGGTTGGTTGGGATGCCTTTAAGGCCATTTTGACCGAGCTAGGCAATTGTCAGAACCTCTCGAGAGTCTTATTGTGACGGCACCTTGGAGATTATGACGCCGCTGCCAGAACATGAATATTTCAAGCAAACGATTAGCATTGCCATTGAAGATATGGCTGAAACACTCCAGCTAGACTACAAGAGCTATGGCTCTACCACCTGGCGAAAGCAGGCGAAACAGGCAGGTTTAGAAGCGGACAATTGCTTCTATTTTCAAAATGAGGCCAGGGTGGGCGGCAGGGAAGATATTTACCTGAGCCAAGACCCGCCTCCCGATCTAGCTTTGGAGATTGACTTGACGAGTAAGCCTCTAGAGCGGTTTCCCATCTATGCACGGTTGGGCGTGCCCGAAGTCTGGTGCTACGACACCGGGGAGCCGAAGATTTATCACCTCCAGGCTGGGGAGTATGGAAAGCAGTGCAAAATCGGGTGTTTCCGGGGTTGAACGTGAGGGTGCTGCCACAGGTGATTGAGGCAAATCGAAGTTTGGGGCGGTTGACCTTGCGGCGGGCGGTGAGGGAGTGGGTGCGGGGCTAGCTGGGGCGGTCATCATAGCAGCGGGGAGGAATGGTGCAGTTAGGTGGGCAGTTCCACCTCTTCGTAAAGCAGATCACCGGGAAATTCAAAATCAACACTGGTGAGTTGAATGGTGTCTCCTGCGCTGTAAGGGGTCAGTTCCCATTTGCTGTGTTCATTGAGCCGAAAGATATCCACGCTCATCTGGTCGGAACTGATCAAAGCGTATTCACGCAAGCTTTCTAGGCGACGATATTGTCTGAATTTAGCGCCTCGGTCGTATGCTTCTGTGGTTTGGGAAAGCACTTCTACGACCAAACAGGGAAACTGAACAAATTTGATGGCTCGTCGGTCGCGTTCGTCGCAAGTCACCAAGACATCTGGATAGAAAAATGGGCCTTGCTCGGTAATAGCGACCTTGGCATCTGAGCCTAATACTCGACAGGGGCCTCCACGTACATGGTTGCGTAGGGCGGCAATGAGGTTGATTGCGATCGCATTATGAGGGATGGTGCCGCCTGTCATGGCATAGGCTTCACCCTCTGCGTATTCGTACCTCAGCTCTTGCTGGGCTTCCCACTCAAGGTAGGCTGCTGGGGCCATGTAATGTTTTTCAGGGGATGCAATCATGACGGCTCTCCTTGAAACGGTGGATGCAGTCTACACTCCATTGTGCTAGTTCAGCACTGAGATACTTGACCAGTACCCGATAAAGATTCGATGCGGTCGCAGATAGAGTGTTGGTGTGCGATCGCTATTCAGTCTCAGTAGATCGAAAAGGTTCGTGAAAGGCTTGCCTGCTGAACGTTTCAAATGAGAGGCTATCCTGGAAACCTTCTCACATAAGCTTTATGGGAGAAGGTGTGAAGCTTCTACTGCTGTCATGTATGGTAGTGGGGCGTAATCGCATTGGGCAAAACCCTGATTAATTCGTGAGTTTGTGATCTACTGAACCTACTTAACTGCAGTTACGGCACAGAAACCTTTGTTTATCCGTGTGAATGCGTCCGTTCTTAACCGCCTGAGTTGGTCTCCTAGAGATTGCCCAAACTGCTTGAAAATCTTCAGCCCACCATAAATGTCGTGACAAGATAGGCTTAACCCAAGCTGCTTTGGCTCTGTTCCCGTGTGACATTCTGGCGGACTGCAGGAACACTAGGGGCATACATAGCGGCAAAACCGATGCGAGACCTGACAGAACAGCAGAAGAACGACCTAGTCGACCTGCTAATGGCCGGAAGTGATGAGGAAGTTGAAGCTTACGTCAATGCCCTACCAAAGGATCTTCAGGGGTTGGCCTCCGACTTTCTGCTGTCCATCTTCATTCCCTCCTCCCGGCTGAGTTCTGGCAGTTCAACCAGCTAGAATCGCCTGGCTCGATTTAGCGATACCGCTGAAACCGTCTTCGACACGTGGACAATCAGTCCACCGCAGAATGTTGGTTGAGGCCACCCTGGAACCTTAGTGGACAACTCCTATCTCTGATTCCGCACAGCTGTAACAGTCAAACTTGAGGGGGTAACCCTAGTTGACTGACAAAACTAGGAAACTGGAAAACGGCTCAGGACAGTGAATTAACGTTCAAAAGAGCGTTTCAGTTGCCGCTTAGAGGGGATGGCCGGTTGAGAGTCAGGCCGACTCGATAGGAACCGAACCAGTTGAATGTGCCACTGCTGTGTGATGGCAAGACGGATCCAGTTCCAGCCCAACTTGAAATAGCTCATGCCCCTTGCCAGTGAGGGTCAACCCGCTGGCGCTGACCCGATTCAACTACCTGGGTACCCTGAAGCACCAAAAACAAGGTGGTTAGCGCCAACACTCCACAGAGCTGAGAAAGGGCAAAGGGGTCGCGCAACCGTGACGCTTCCAGGTTAAAGCCAGCCGACTTGAGGTTAAGAAGGATTCTCCACTTGGAACCTCAGTTGATATTGGGCAAAGGTCTGCAAGGTCGTGGGTTTATCACTGACAATCACCCAAGTCTGGTCGCTCGGCGCATCATGGGCAAAGGCCAGGTAAAGATTGGGGTAGGGCTTGATTTTACCGAGTGAAACAGGGCCTGTGAAGTGAGCCCCTCCAGGCTGTAGATGCACAGATGAGACCTAGTGCCACTGGCCTTGCCTCTGAAATTAGAAGGAGCGTTTGATGCGGATACGAAAGTGCCAGGCTAGCGTCTCCCTGAGATATTTTATCAACTTGCCATCGGCAAAGCCCCGGTCTGTCAACAGCACGACAGCCGCATTCTCGGGTAGCACCCGCTGAGCTTGCCTGAGCACCCGTTGAATCGTCAACAGTCTGACGGTGCTGCTCGATTGGCGCACGGCTTTCCAGGCAATCGGAACAGTTCTTCCCCGATAAACCACGCCTACCCAAACAATACAGAAGCAGTTCCACGCTAGTGTTGTGTCCAAACTCATATACAACCGACACTGGCCCCATTACGATAGGGCTTGTCTCACCAGAGCGTGATGGGCTGCCATACTATCGATGCGCCTATTCGAGAGCCATCGGCGAAACCGCCGTTGATGCGACTGGGCTTGCCGGGCACGGCTCTTGACGTACACCCCAAATCCACTGAGATGGACATTCTAGCTTTGGATGATGCCGATGATCATCCAGCAGAGCGTCTCAACAGGACGTCTATCGCGCCACCTAATCTCGCATTGACGCACAAATCTATTCAACGCATCATAGAGGCGGGAAGTCGGAGTCATTGCTGCAGCTGTTTGGTGTGGTAACTTCTCAGCTTAAACCAGGCTCCACTTCCCTCCCTACCTCACTTTCAGCCTCTACATCTTTTGTCAGTCAATTAAGGTCTTATCCTTAATATAGCTGCACTGATCGCACAAATCGCTGAAGTTGCCGACTTTCTAATTCTAAAACTCGTCGGGCAAAATCAGGATCGCGGTCAAGTAAATCATCAAAGGCATCAACAGAAATAGCCAGAATCCGGGTACTGTCGTTGCCGGTAACAATCGTATTTTCTGAGTTGCTATGAGCTAAAACCTCTAGCTCATCTAGGGTTTGTCCAGGATGAAGCTTTTCCACCCGAACCTCAGATCCAGTTTGGTAGTGAATTCTGGCATCGCCTTCCATCAACAGCAACAATTCTCGACAAGTATCTCCTGCTTCTGTGATCACGTCTCCTCGGTTGTAGGTTCTCACCTCTGCCCGCTCAGCAAGAGCAATGAGCGTTGCACTCTGCATCCGATGGAAAAAGTCGCTATTGAATAAATAAACCAATTTCTCTAACGTTGGGAATTCGGTCAAAGATGAGTTTGCTGTTGATGATGGGTGCCAAGACAGTAGCCGATTGATAGCTTCCTGAACGACATGGGAATTGAACTGGTGACGACAATTTCGAGCGATCGCCTGACTGCGTTCTGCATCCAATTGAGCAATGACATAGAGCGCTGCCGCCTGAGTTATAGGATTTTGCTCCTGGAGCAAAGCTTCTAGATGCTCTAGAATTTCCTGAGGAGAGAATTCTAGTGAACAGGAAACAGGCATTGCTCCTGGTTGGGTTAAACATTGCAGGATCTCTGACGGCAGTCGATCGCCCCAATTCTCCTGATCTAAAATCTCCCCTAAAATAGCAGGTGAAGCCTGTTGTAAAGACTGTGCCAAGCTTAAGGCTGCTGAATCAGACTGGAGAAGTGACAGGTTTTCCAGAATTGATCGCACAATCAGTTCTTTTTTATGAATGATGTTTTCTTGTAGCAGGGTTAAAACCGCTTTGTGCTTGTGCAGCATCGGTTGATTCAGGGCGCGGTAGCAGCCGATCAATTCCGGTAGCTGAGCAAGAAGAAACTCTGCCTTTTTGACACTACTAGAGTTGCCCGAAAATCCGCTCAGAATCCACTCTTCCTCTTGGGGAGTGATGGAATATTGGTAGCGCAGAGAACGAACAGCGGCTGAATCCTGAAATGACAACTGCTCAAATGCGGTACGGTCAGGCTGCTTGCGTTGCAGCAGTATTAACCGCTCCAATGATTTGCGGTAGCCGCTCAAGCGGATCTGATTTTCTAAGCTGCGTTGACGATCCGGATTGAGCAACTCTGGATCTTCAATACCCAATTCCTCCAACACAAGGCGGTGTTCGTCATCCGTAATGCCCAACTCCTGACGCATCTGCTGCAAAACTTCTAGACTGCTGGAGTAGTTCACATAACCTTCTTCCAGTGCTTCTCGCACAACTCCCTTGTAGGCATGATGTCGTTTCTCTCGGGTAAAACCAGGCAGCACTTTAGCTAATACATACACTTCATGAGTATTGAGATCGCTCAGCGTCCGCCCTTCCAAAAACTGTGAAACATTAAACTGCAATTTCTCTAACTGTTTGCGGAATCGATTGGCTAGATTTTCACGGGAATAAAGATCAGGACTGCGCCGCCAGGTTTTATAGAGCCAGAGGGTACTCAGCGTCACTAAACCCAGGTCGTAGAGGTATTGCACCGACAAAGGGAGAAGCTGTACTAGGGGACGACCCCCAAAGATGAAGAAAAAGTTGAAGATACCAAAGGTCCATAGGGTAAATAGGCGATGTCGAATGATTTCGGTCGTCAGATTTGCTTGATGTTGCTGGTTGTAAGCTTTAGCACGTTTTTCGATCCACCGTCCTCCCCAATACCCAAGTGCCGTGCATCCACCCAGCACTGCTGGAACCGCAACCAACTTAGGAATATTAATTGCCTGTCCAAACAGGTAGAGTCCAGGATCAAGTAGTGAAGCGAGCTGATCGCTTTGCCGTAGCCACGCCCCAGAGAAGTAATAATTCCAGTTGCCCGCATAAAGATAGTAATAGCCAAAATAGCCAATCACCAAACCCACATAGCCATAGCGCAGAAATGAGGTTTCGGGTTTGTTTAAGCTGTTCCAATAGGTACGTTCAGCGTCAATATCGATGCAAGGATTTTGACAGGCTACGCAAGCACTCTGCTCTTTACCATCTGGTAGCACAGTGCGACACATGGATTGGGTAACGAGCTGCTCGCTCGTATGGGCTTTGCTGCTCAACAAGCCTCCCGGTTCACTGTAGATACTTTGAACAGGAGCCATTGGGCAAAAGTACTGACACCAGGACTTGCCGCCGTACCAATAACCAACGGCAATCGCCGCTGCCACTGTGAACAATAACCAACCCGCTAGCACCAGGCGATCAGCGTTGAAAAACAAGATTCGCCCACATAAGCCTGCAAACAACCAGCCAAATTGCACATAGGGATAGTTCCGACCCAACCATGAATTCGGGTCAACCTTTGCCAACTCGTAGCGCACTTTGCCAGTCTTTTTGTTCTCTCGTTTGAATTGTCGTTGCCATCCCAAAGCACGAGGAATTTGAGATAAAAAAGAGAGCGGACAAATCCGCCGCCATAACTCATGCCCAAACACCAGCAAAATAAAGATTGCGGCTGGTACAATTGCTCCCCAGAAGAGGGTAGTTCCTAACGGATAGGGCTGCTCAGATAAGCATTTCCCCTGCACTTGTATACAGGTATCAGGAATCCGCAAGGGGCTCCAGGGGTGATCGGATACGGTGAGTGCCGATGTCCAGGGGTCATAAAATAGGGAGGCAACGATCAGTAGCCAGCCAACAGTCAACGTCCAGCGAATCCAGTGCATTCGCCGCTCTGGCAGTTGTGCAAACATAGACAAATTCTTTCCCTTCCCTGGTTTTCATCAATTGTGTACAAAGGCAACCAGGGTCTGCCATTAGTTTTCTCTAGGTTAGGTATTAAATTTCTCAGCACTTCATGACACCCTCAACTTGAAAGCCCAAAAAATAGTTTCACAATGCCGTTTTAACCTAAAGTCAAATTTCCACCTAGTATCCTGATTCGAGTAATTAGGTAGAGGTAATTTTGTCTAGTCACCTTGTAAAGTTGATGAGACAGGAATACGTCAGCCTAGACGCCCTGTAGAGTTAATTAGATAGGAAGTTTAGTACAACTGCCTCTCTCCTTCTCCTGTAATGCTAGGCGGCATACATTTTATTTAGTGATAGGATCACCCTCCTCTGAGTCCGATGTCTTCATAATCCAACAGACTAGCTTTTTTGTAGTAGTTAACAAGCAGACTAGTTTTGCTGGTTGACTGACAAAAGTTAGTCAGGATCACGTCTTTCCCATTCCCGAGCTAGAGCGAGGCTTTCAGATATTGATAGCACTTATGAACTTGTTTCGCGGAGTTCCTAAAGCTGCTCTACACAAAATTCCCTCTGCTTAGAGTTATCGAAGAGCGATAGTTGGGATAGAAGAGTTAGGGTTGTTTGATTGCTTGTGAAACAGCCAGATCCCAAGGGCAGCACTAAAGCCAGAAATAACTAGTAGGCCGACCAGCCAAAACTTGATATGGCGATTAAGGTTTCTATCTGGGTGATTCTGATTGGGTTGAGGGGTATTACCAGAATATGCCCTATGAGATAACAGGTTAGTTTCTACTAGGGCTTGACTCAAAGTTTCGAGTGCTGCTGCATCGGTTAGATAGCTAAAATGATGGCAGGCTACTTCCATTGACCTCGGTATAGGGGACCGTTGTGGCGGTAAGGATCGAATGCTGTAGACTGTCGCTGCTAGGTCATTTGATTGGCTCATAAAGGGAAACTCTACCACTGTCCGGCCTACTCGATCTAGCAACCGAATGACCTGGTTGCGAGTAGCCATATTTGGTAGGGGAATGAGCGATGCATTACCTGCTATAACGGTGTAAGGAATTCCTGGGTCAGTACTATCAGCAAGAGACTTCAAGAAATCTGAGCCTGGCTTCATCTGATCGAGGGTAACATCGACCAGCTCAATGACAGCCATCAGGCTGCCCAGCGCTTTGACAGGTAATGCAACTGAAGACAAGCTATTAAGGCCAATGGTTAGGGCGGCAGTTGCCCAGTCCTGAAGGGTCGGCCAGGGAGATCCAGCATTGGGGGTACCCAGCATAATCAAATGTTGCACAACCTGATGCCCATCCTGTTGCTCAATGAAACACCGAGCAACTAATCCCCCTAGGGAGTGAGCTATCACGTGCAAGGTTTTGCCGTGGTTGGGAGTTAGCCCTACAGTGGCTAGGCGATCCTTCAACTGTTTGGCTAGATCAGAGATGGAGGTATTGAGGTTTTCATAGTCAAAGGTCAGCACCAAATCATACAGGCTAAGCAGAGACTGGCCTTCTTCGCCCTGGGCCTGACGGACCCCTAACACCATGCTTTGCGTATCACCAGCAATCCCGTGAAGCAGCAGCAAAATTGTCTGAGCGGCCGATATCTTCTGCGCAACAGAGCTTCGATCAGCCTCGTAGCAAAGCGTTTCCTCTATTCCTTTTCCCACTGCAGCCAGAATGGGATAGGGAAACTCAAGCCCCAGCTTTTGCGCCACTACTTTTTGGAAGAAAATACGGATGCTGCCTCCCAGACTCCGAGTTCCTTCACCGATTGGATTTGGCAGCCGCTCTAGATAAATTTCGGTTTGGTTGCCGTGGGCCTGCCCTCGGCCTAACGGCAAAAAGAACTCTCCGTCAAAGGCAATGGGTAAAACATATTCGTGGGGTTGGAGGGCAATCGGGGCAACCAGCGTTAACGGTTGCGCGGGGGTCACAGTCTCAGCGTTGATAACGTTCTTTAGCTCAAGGACATTCAAGTCAGATTTAACGTTGCGGCTGGTTGCGAACTGCAGCGGCTGAGAGACCTGAGGATCTGCTAAAAGGAGGGGGGGCAAGCCGGGTTGATGGAGGTTACGGGTTGCGGTAGCCGTTGTTAGGCAGGCAGTACCTCGCAAACTGGGGTGCGGTTTGAGGGTTACCCCCTGCCCCAAGTCGATAGCTTGGGCCGCGTCAATCGGCGCAGTTGGTTGGGGACGGACAATGGTAAAGGTGATTTGACTTGTCATCCAATCGTCATAAATGGTGTCTTCGGTTGCGGGGGTGAGGCTCAAGTGCCGGGTCATAACTCGCTGCATCAAACGATTTAGAGTACCCCCTCGAGTTTGGGACTGTGTTAGCGAACGCTTTAAAGGATGGCCTAGCTCATCCTGCTCTAGCAGAGTCGCATCGAAGTCGGCGGTGCAGGCAATGGCTTTGAGAATGTCGCAAAACTCGGTGACGCCCTGTTGCCACAAAACTTTGGACACATTGCCATAGATGGGCTGTCCCTGAGCGACCCAGACCTCTTCTCTGGGGTTTAGCCGCACGGTGCCCCCAATCAGTAGAGACGTGATTTGAAAGGTTTCGGTTAGGTCGTAGAGGGCGCAAAACAGCGTGAGGTCACTCTGGTTAGAGAGCTTAATGCGAAAGGTTGGCTGTTGCCACTGTTTTCGGCTGGCGTCCCATTCGTAAGCCAAACGAATCTGGGGCTGAGTCAGAGGTTCTGCCTGATTGCCGCGATAGATTTGAATGCGCAGGGCATCCGCTGGAATTTGACTGATGGTGGGGGGAGCGAGATCGGCAACGGTCATCCACCGGGCTAGCTGTTCTAGCTGGTGCACAGTTTTTGCTGCCTGATCGAGCGTATATCCCTGCAGCGGGCTCACTAGCGGAGCAGCATCGGCGGGGCGGAGGATGCTGTAAGTATTATCCTGGGCCAACACTCTTATCTGAGTTAGCTCGGTTGTCGCTGGCTCTCGCAGGTAGGGGGAGGGCTGACCGTTGGGGCTAGCGGTTTGTAGGGCTTGGCGGATCAGCTGAACAGCATCAGCATCCCCATCCAGAGAAACGGTTGTGGCTGGCAGGGGCACTGCGGTCAGCACTGCCTTGAAAACAGCCTGTGTATCGGTCAA
Above is a genomic segment from Pseudanabaena sp. FACHB-2040 containing:
- a CDS encoding NB-ARC domain-containing protein: MDTSTKKSKRSKVASTRVRGVVLSPHGWQRFQAAKQQAESEEAWGKRFTQEDLIERTELSSNTLSRILNRELGVDRQSLEILFQAFGLELTKADYAPPVAASKTLESQREDPQQDWDSAVDASVFYGRETELAQLWQWVVAERCRVVGLLGLGGIGKSTIAVKAALQMRSEFEIVVWRSLANAPSFDGLLTSLLKFLMPIQGDDPIIPATLDEKLVLLMQYLRSQRCLLILDNAETILHSEQVGQWKSGYEAYGQFLRTLGETPHQSCCLLTSREKPREIALLEGGQSVVRSLSLSGLTPDNGRAIFQQKGAFTGSQAEWQTLVNHYGGNPLALKLVAAATQDLFDGSVAEVLTYLEQGVFVFEDIRDLLDRQFNRLSVEEQKILYWFAIHREPVAIAEIRENVIGTASQQTIPQQVNSLLRRSLLEKTDGLFFLQPVVLEYVTERLIQQLCTEFTTRQLDVWHSHSLIRVQAKDYIRAMQLRLILQPVMEWLLSAYRNVSEVENRARLLLAQQRSEYGAGYAAGNLINLLVQLKVDLQGSDFSELVVRQADLRQINLVGVNFQNSDLATCLFSETLGVPTSVDISPDGQVFAVGDINGFVYLWNVVSHQLIATFEGHRGGVWAVAFSPNGTTLASGGNDATVRLWNVQSGQCLWTSTGHTSRIWSLSFSANRQWLASGSDDQTARVWNLQGDCLHVLKGHTKNVYSVHFSPNHPILASGSKDTSIRLWDVETGKCLNVLEGHSSGIRCVRYSPDGQRLASGGLDGCIQLWSHPPSSKTHSCNLESSLRGHTNWVRNTIFSPEGDTLDWVRNIVFSPEGDTLVSSSDDGTLRLWNVQDGYCTNILGEQTVSALALAISTDGQVLISANQDRTVRLWQMPSGQSLKTLSGFTYGEHALSFSPVTVTAAQNQNDSASAGTGSPNQLFASSSSQTGMIHLWQWPVDREPLSSLPYRTLYRETSLISNLSFSPDGQTIATNGEDGSIFLWDVQTGQGDRWIAHDAPVLAVLFNPVGQTLASSSRDRTVCLWDVQTHQCLHVLQGHQSSMRTIAFDSQGQTLASGSYDQTIRLWDAQTGECLRVLEGHKGGVYALAFHPTEPILASGSFDQTIRLWNVQSGACLRILKGHTSIAFTIAISPDGQTIASGSDDQTVRLWNLETGECLHVMGGHASWISSVVFSPDGQILLSGSFDRTIKLWDVPTGHCIKTVKGDRLYEGMNIQGVTGLTTAQKTTLRALGAIS
- a CDS encoding cyclic nucleotide-binding domain-containing protein, with amino-acid sequence MFAQLPERRMHWIRWTLTVGWLLIVASLFYDPWTSALTVSDHPWSPLRIPDTCIQVQGKCLSEQPYPLGTTLFWGAIVPAAIFILLVFGHELWRRICPLSFLSQIPRALGWQRQFKRENKKTGKVRYELAKVDPNSWLGRNYPYVQFGWLFAGLCGRILFFNADRLVLAGWLLFTVAAAIAVGYWYGGKSWCQYFCPMAPVQSIYSEPGGLLSSKAHTSEQLVTQSMCRTVLPDGKEQSACVACQNPCIDIDAERTYWNSLNKPETSFLRYGYVGLVIGYFGYYYLYAGNWNYYFSGAWLRQSDQLASLLDPGLYLFGQAINIPKLVAVPAVLGGCTALGYWGGRWIEKRAKAYNQQHQANLTTEIIRHRLFTLWTFGIFNFFFIFGGRPLVQLLPLSVQYLYDLGLVTLSTLWLYKTWRRSPDLYSRENLANRFRKQLEKLQFNVSQFLEGRTLSDLNTHEVYVLAKVLPGFTREKRHHAYKGVVREALEEGYVNYSSSLEVLQQMRQELGITDDEHRLVLEELGIEDPELLNPDRQRSLENQIRLSGYRKSLERLILLQRKQPDRTAFEQLSFQDSAAVRSLRYQYSITPQEEEWILSGFSGNSSSVKKAEFLLAQLPELIGCYRALNQPMLHKHKAVLTLLQENIIHKKELIVRSILENLSLLQSDSAALSLAQSLQQASPAILGEILDQENWGDRLPSEILQCLTQPGAMPVSCSLEFSPQEILEHLEALLQEQNPITQAAALYVIAQLDAERSQAIARNCRHQFNSHVVQEAINRLLSWHPSSTANSSLTEFPTLEKLVYLFNSDFFHRMQSATLIALAERAEVRTYNRGDVITEAGDTCRELLLLMEGDARIHYQTGSEVRVEKLHPGQTLDELEVLAHSNSENTIVTGNDSTRILAISVDAFDDLLDRDPDFARRVLELESRQLQRFVRSVQLY
- a CDS encoding Uma2 family endonuclease; this encodes MIASPEKHYMAPAAYLEWEAQQELRYEYAEGEAYAMTGGTIPHNAIAINLIAALRNHVRGGPCRVLGSDAKVAITEQGPFFYPDVLVTCDERDRRAIKFVQFPCLVVEVLSQTTEAYDRGAKFRQYRRLESLREYALISSDQMSVDIFRLNEHSKWELTPYSAGDTIQLTSVDFEFPGDLLYEEVELPT
- a CDS encoding DUF6463 family protein, coding for MLRVSGYWLIAIGILHPLVHGWLFAKPLMDIVQDGWFNAIAPNPSDPFYDREDAFWCMMITPFLLIIGWLCCWAQTRGIRLPSFPGWILLLTAAVGVTLEPFSGFWLIIPPALLMLVDRQRDKESLKNLL